The Synechococcales cyanobacterium T60_A2020_003 genome contains a region encoding:
- a CDS encoding type II toxin-antitoxin system RelE/ParE family toxin, with translation MSRYVINVLASQDLNEIADYFAETSLEAGERFFLTFAQKCRQLVAFPNSGKSYAYIRPGLRGLSIDGYIIFYRVLDDGIEILRVLSGRRDFPTLFEDSN, from the coding sequence ATGAGTCGCTATGTTATCAACGTTCTTGCCAGCCAAGACTTAAACGAAATTGCCGACTATTTCGCAGAAACAAGCCTTGAAGCAGGCGAACGCTTTTTCCTAACCTTTGCTCAAAAATGCCGACAGCTTGTTGCATTTCCTAACAGTGGAAAGAGCTATGCGTACATCCGTCCAGGTCTACGAGGATTGTCAATAGACGGCTACATTATTTTCTACAGAGTTCTGGACGATGGGATCGAAATTCTCCGAGTTCTAAGCGGTCGTCGCGACTTTCCAACTCTCTTTGAAGATTCAAATTAG
- a CDS encoding type II toxin-antitoxin system ParD family antitoxin: MSISLTPNQERFIQTKLQTGKYQSAEEVLELALQLLEEYERSEADWVEAVRVKIDAAMDTSHHTPPIDGEIFVNRILERFQPTDQA; the protein is encoded by the coding sequence ATGAGTATTAGCCTCACCCCCAATCAAGAGCGCTTTATCCAAACCAAACTTCAAACTGGAAAGTACCAATCTGCTGAAGAGGTTTTAGAACTTGCCCTGCAACTTCTAGAAGAATACGAACGCTCTGAGGCAGACTGGGTTGAGGCCGTTCGAGTCAAGATTGATGCGGCAATGGATACCTCCCACCACACCCCTCCAATAGACGGTGAAATCTTTGTGAATCGCATTTTAGAACGGTTTCAGCCAACAGATCAGGCATGA
- a CDS encoding 2-oxoisovalerate dehydrogenase has product MTQTQTTEIIFLVEEDPEGGYVARAIGESIFTQGETLEDLREMVRDAVQCHFEDHERPKLIRLHIVRDEVIASCSCQGT; this is encoded by the coding sequence ATGACTCAAACACAAACCACAGAAATCATATTCCTAGTCGAAGAGGATCCCGAAGGCGGATATGTAGCAAGAGCAATTGGGGAGTCTATTTTTACGCAGGGTGAAACTCTGGAAGACCTGCGGGAAATGGTGAGAGATGCTGTGCAATGTCACTTTGAAGATCATGAACGCCCTAAGCTAATTCGACTGCATATTGTGCGAGATGAGGTCATCGCTTCATGCAGTTGCCAAGGGACTTAA
- a CDS encoding type II toxin-antitoxin system HicA family toxin, translating to MQLPRDLTGSQLIKALEVLGYTVTRQTGSHIRATTQENGVHHITVPNHNPIKPGTLNAILKDVANHFEIDRDELLRQIF from the coding sequence ATGCAGTTGCCAAGGGACTTAACGGGCTCGCAACTTATCAAAGCTCTGGAAGTTCTAGGGTATACGGTTACTCGACAAACAGGCAGTCATATTCGAGCAACAACGCAGGAAAACGGAGTACATCACATCACAGTTCCGAACCACAACCCTATTAAGCCCGGAACCCTCAACGCAATCCTAAAAGACGTAGCCAATCACTTTGAGATCGATCGTGATGAGTTGTTGAGGCAAATCTTTTAG
- a CDS encoding Uma2 family endonuclease: MTMGSRHAYFTPDEYLAIERISPIKHEYLQGQMIAMAGASKAHVIITGNLSAQFVNHLRGTGCISYAADMKVRLPALNIFYYSDLSVTCDERDRASNEDYILHPKLIVEVLSDSTEAFDRGDKFSDYKTIPELQEYILIHQKQILVEQFQRKADSLWMPRIYRTGDTIEFVSIDLPCAIETLYENIDQLS, translated from the coding sequence ATGACTATGGGTAGCCGGCATGCCTATTTCACACCAGACGAATACTTAGCCATTGAACGCATTAGCCCCATCAAACATGAATATCTGCAAGGTCAGATGATTGCGATGGCGGGAGCCAGTAAAGCTCATGTCATTATTACCGGAAACCTTTCGGCTCAGTTTGTTAATCATCTACGCGGTACAGGCTGTATTTCCTACGCTGCCGATATGAAAGTCCGCCTTCCAGCCCTAAATATTTTCTATTATTCCGACTTGTCCGTAACCTGCGATGAGCGGGATCGTGCTTCCAATGAAGACTATATCTTGCATCCCAAACTGATTGTCGAAGTCCTATCTGACTCTACCGAAGCCTTTGACCGTGGCGACAAATTTTCCGACTACAAAACAATTCCAGAACTACAGGAATATATTTTGATTCATCAGAAACAAATCTTGGTTGAACAGTTTCAGCGTAAAGCCGATAGCTTGTGGATGCCTCGCATATATCGAACGGGTGACACGATCGAGTTTGTCAGCATTGACCTCCCATGCGCCATCGAAACCCTCTACGAAAACATCGACCAACTGTCCTAA
- a CDS encoding sensor domain-containing diguanylate cyclase, with translation MQPIVSIACWLGGMPTPKTLRAQLQEQSLHLQLLDQQQHMLNRVISKIRASLDLETIFRTAAKETCKLLQVERVAVYRFCDDWGGEFVSEFELAEPGWNALEALGKKTVWNDSYLQEHQGGRYRDNQPLVVTDVYQADLSQCHLDILAQFHIRAYATVPIFIGQRLWGVLAAYQHSKPYEWQDTQVQFLMQVAAHLGVAVKQAELLAQAEQKAEELQMVQVAQAAQSVVKRPSDLLARYGGEEFAVILPDTDQAGATQIAQEIQQAIADLKILHRNLGGEQRFVTISLGVASTIPSKGMSMMTLIDEADKALYQAKEQGRNRVVCQPLL, from the coding sequence ATGCAGCCTATAGTCAGCATTGCGTGTTGGCTAGGTGGCATGCCAACGCCTAAAACCTTAAGGGCACAACTTCAAGAGCAATCGCTACATCTGCAACTGCTAGACCAGCAGCAGCACATGCTGAATCGTGTCATTAGCAAAATTCGAGCCTCCCTGGATCTGGAAACGATTTTTCGGACGGCAGCCAAGGAAACCTGTAAGTTACTCCAAGTTGAACGAGTCGCCGTCTACCGTTTTTGTGACGATTGGGGAGGCGAGTTCGTCAGCGAGTTTGAACTTGCAGAGCCCGGTTGGAACGCCCTTGAAGCGCTGGGCAAGAAAACGGTCTGGAACGACTCCTACCTGCAAGAACACCAAGGCGGACGCTATCGCGATAACCAGCCCCTCGTAGTGACGGATGTTTATCAAGCTGACTTGTCTCAATGCCACCTCGATATCCTGGCGCAATTTCACATTCGAGCCTACGCAACGGTTCCAATCTTCATTGGGCAGCGGTTGTGGGGCGTACTGGCCGCCTATCAGCATTCCAAACCCTACGAATGGCAAGACACCCAAGTGCAATTTCTCATGCAGGTTGCGGCGCACCTTGGGGTTGCAGTGAAGCAGGCGGAACTGTTGGCACAGGCAGAACAAAAGGCCGAAGAGTTGCAGATGGTCCAGGTTGCCCAGGCTGCGCAGTCGGTGGTGAAGCGTCCGAGTGATCTGTTAGCCCGTTATGGGGGTGAGGAATTTGCGGTGATTCTGCCGGATACGGATCAAGCGGGTGCGACGCAGATTGCCCAGGAGATTCAACAGGCGATCGCCGATCTCAAGATCCTGCATAGGAATTTAGGCGGTGAACAACGCTTCGTCACCATTAGCTTGGGCGTTGCTAGCACGATTCCGTCTAAGGGCATGTCGATGATGACACTGATTGATGAGGCAGATAAGGCGTTATACCAGGCCAAGGAGCAGGGGCGGAATCGAGTTGTGTGCCAACCGTTGCTTTAG
- a CDS encoding homoserine dehydrogenase, whose protein sequence is MGFKIGLLGLGTVGTGTVQILLDPGQRHPLVSELDIYRVGVRSLDKPRTVDLPADCFTTDLESIVTDPAVDIVVELIGGLEPARSLILRAIAHKKHVVTANKAVIARYGDEIFTAAEKAGVYVLLEAAVGGGIPVIEPLKQSLSANRIHSITGIVNGTTNYILTRMQEEGADFADVLADAQRLGYAEADPTADVDGLDAADKIAILASLAFGGRVKLADVHCEGIRTVTASDITYADKLGFTIKLLAIAKRENSTTDSTADKFQEPDHLQIRVHPTLVPKHHPLASVNQVYNAILIEGDPVGQVMFFGPGAGSGPTASAVVSDVLNIAAILTVDRGSSVAPQDKPLDPLLACSHQHYCTVTPMTELSTRFYARVIAKDRPGVIGKLGTCFGDHNVSLESVVQIDRQDERAEIVVITHDVREGDFNQALAEIRSYESIEAIASVLRVL, encoded by the coding sequence GTGGGATTTAAGATTGGGTTACTCGGATTGGGAACAGTGGGCACAGGGACGGTGCAAATTTTGCTCGATCCGGGGCAGCGACATCCGCTGGTCAGCGAATTAGACATCTATCGCGTTGGGGTGCGATCGCTCGATAAGCCACGCACGGTCGATCTGCCTGCCGATTGTTTCACCACGGATCTAGAGAGTATCGTGACCGATCCAGCCGTGGATATTGTGGTGGAACTCATTGGGGGCTTGGAGCCTGCTCGGTCGTTAATTCTGAGGGCGATCGCCCACAAGAAACACGTCGTCACAGCCAACAAAGCCGTAATCGCCCGCTATGGCGACGAGATCTTTACCGCTGCCGAAAAGGCAGGCGTCTACGTGTTGCTGGAAGCGGCAGTGGGAGGCGGCATTCCGGTGATTGAACCCCTCAAGCAATCCCTATCCGCCAATCGCATTCATTCCATTACCGGGATTGTGAACGGCACTACCAACTACATCCTGACCCGCATGCAGGAGGAAGGAGCCGACTTTGCCGATGTGCTGGCTGATGCGCAGCGCTTGGGGTATGCCGAAGCCGACCCCACGGCAGATGTGGATGGACTGGATGCGGCGGATAAAATCGCGATCCTGGCGTCCCTGGCCTTTGGGGGACGGGTCAAACTGGCCGATGTCCATTGCGAAGGAATTCGAACGGTGACGGCATCGGACATTACCTACGCCGATAAGTTGGGATTTACGATCAAACTGTTGGCGATCGCCAAACGCGAAAACTCAACCACCGACTCCACCGCCGACAAGTTTCAAGAACCTGATCATCTGCAAATTCGGGTTCATCCGACCTTGGTGCCCAAGCATCATCCCCTCGCCAGTGTCAACCAGGTCTACAACGCCATCCTGATTGAAGGTGATCCGGTGGGACAGGTGATGTTCTTTGGCCCCGGAGCCGGATCGGGGCCAACGGCGAGTGCGGTGGTTTCCGATGTGCTGAACATTGCGGCCATCCTCACCGTGGATCGCGGCTCTAGCGTTGCCCCCCAGGATAAACCCCTCGATCCGCTCTTGGCCTGCTCCCATCAGCACTACTGCACCGTCACGCCGATGACCGAGCTGTCCACCCGCTTCTATGCCCGTGTGATTGCCAAAGATCGCCCAGGGGTGATCGGTAAATTGGGCACTTGCTTTGGGGATCACAATGTCAGCTTAGAATCGGTTGTGCAGATTGATCGCCAGGATGAGCGTGCCGAAATTGTGGTGATTACCCACGACGTACGCGAAGGTGATTTTAACCAAGCCTTAGCGGAAATTCGCAGCTACGAGTCGATTGAGGCGATCGCCAGCGTCCTTCGAGTCTTATAG
- the psaI gene encoding photosystem I reaction center subunit VIII, with amino-acid sequence MAASYLPSILVPMVGLVFPAVAMALLFIYIEREDAAGV; translated from the coding sequence ATGGCGGCGTCATACTTGCCCTCGATTCTGGTTCCCATGGTGGGACTCGTATTCCCGGCTGTAGCAATGGCTCTCTTGTTTATTTACATCGAGCGCGAAGATGCAGCAGGGGTTTAG
- a CDS encoding photosystem I reaction center protein subunit XI, protein MTMDVVNAGGDPQVGNLATPINSSGFTKAFINSLPAYRAGLSAQRRGLEVGMAHGYLLFGPFAYGSHFRNSELADFVGVVSAVVLVLILTICLSLYSSTGVGKPTATLTTPNPPESLGTSEGWSDFTQGFLLGGMGGAVFAYVILQIVKAGILGALFNG, encoded by the coding sequence ATGACAATGGACGTAGTGAACGCGGGTGGCGATCCTCAAGTAGGGAACCTCGCTACTCCGATTAATTCCTCTGGCTTCACGAAAGCATTTATTAACAGCCTGCCTGCATACCGGGCGGGTTTGTCTGCACAACGGCGTGGCCTCGAAGTAGGCATGGCACACGGCTACCTGCTGTTTGGGCCTTTTGCTTACGGTAGCCACTTCCGCAACTCTGAGCTTGCGGATTTTGTCGGCGTTGTATCCGCTGTGGTGCTGGTTCTGATTCTGACGATTTGTCTATCTCTATACAGCAGCACGGGTGTTGGTAAGCCTACCGCTACCTTGACCACCCCCAATCCCCCTGAGTCGTTGGGCACCAGCGAAGGCTGGAGTGATTTTACCCAGGGCTTTTTGCTGGGTGGTATGGGTGGTGCTGTATTTGCCTACGTGATTTTGCAAATCGTCAAGGCAGGCATCCTTGGAGCCCTATTCAATGGCTAG